One Mus musculus strain C57BL/6J chromosome 2, GRCm38.p6 C57BL/6J genomic window, TAcatgtttgaatttttattttcacatgaATACAAGTTAAAAGAATATGTAACTTCAAGTCAGACTATGACCATTTCATTaaatattgcatttttaaaaagttttcggTACAGTTTTTCCCATCGGatagtctttttttcttcttgttgttgctgtttttaatcATTAGATAATCAGCCCGAGACTTACTCTCGCCTTCCTCGGCCTTTCACCAGCCAAGCAATGAATTCCTTTGCTGCCTGGCCCTCCAAGTAAGAACTCACATCACTGGTAAAGGTCCCTTCAGCATGCCTCTCAAATTCATCATGACGTTTGGCAATGTTGTTCCTGAAAGAAATGCGGGAGCTGAATTGAAGCTTTGCATCTTTGCTAGTGTGTTTCTCCTTGATAAGCTGTGCGAACCTTAGGCTCAGGACTGAAAGGAGAGAGGGCTAAGGAGTTTGGTAGGTGAGAGCGGTTACACAATTATTTTGAAGTTCTGTTAATGATCTGGATTGAAACTTTGTGGGGAAAGGctaatgacattttaaaagacaCTAAACCTTCCTTTTCCAGGGGCCATTTtcacctcctctgcttcctcatgCCATTGTTGTTAAAGCTTTATTTACGTTTTACTTGATTTTAGGACAGGAAGGCTGCCCACCCCGCCATGTTGCTCACAGTCAGAGTAGGTACTTGTTATTAAATGAACAGCCAGTCAGAGTCAGTTAACCGATCCGAGGGAAAGCTAAGGACTGTCATGAATTTTTATGAGAAGAACCATATGATGACGGATTAAAGAAAGTAAATGCTCTAGCGGGAGAGAAGCAAAGTGGGCTCTTATCAGCTGCAAGCGTGTTCGAAGAACCCAGGGGCGACAGAACCAGCAGCCTGAAGACCCGTGCTGTACATCGCCCTTTTGGAACGTTCATCTTAATCAGACAACAAATAGCTGAGGTTATGGGTCTCTTGCTTTGTGTTAGTTTGCCCACATTGTATCATTTCCACTCTAGAAAAATCAGAACAATGGTTTTCAAGTCTATAAATTTGTGTTTTCTCACAGTCATGCCTTACCTATAAGTCACTGGCAGGGACATTGTCAGCCCTCAGGTCTGCTCTGACCACTATGGGTATCTTTTCTGCCCTACTCTCCACTCCAAGGATATATGTGCCCTGTCTCCTTGTCTCATACCCTCTTCCTATCCTATTCATCCCACCCAAATATATCTATGTCCTTTTCCTgatttttagatttcctcagcTACTTGGTATGCATAACTTCCTTTTCCATGTGGGCTATCCTCCAAAGAAATTGTGAAATTCCACCATCTCTGCGAAACTCTTGTGGATAATTTCCTCCAGTAGCCTAGAAGTAGCAAAGCCCCCAACACTCCTCAAACAAAATCCAACATTAAAATGTATGCCTTATGATGGGTTTGTGTTCCTGCTTGCCACCTTCTCTCTTTACACTCAGCAACTAGCTAGGCTGTGATTTTAAATGCACTTCTTGGATTTTATGTTACAAAAGAATGGATGCAGCTGCTTTTCGTGCTTTACCAACGATCAATACAGCTAAGGTCTCATCTTAATCGGATCACAGTCATTGACTTGGACCCCTCAATTGCATGTTGTGAGTTTTCTCGAACTTTTAGTAAGATAACATTCTCAACCTAGCAGGTCATAAAAACTCAGTTTCCAGTTTAGAAAATTTCTAAAAACACTGCAGTTTaagataataaaatgtttttgtcACAATTGTGTGTGGATAAGGATTTCTATAGAGCAAAGTCAAGGGGTAGCACGGTCAACATCAGAAATATCCAACATGAATAAGCCTGTTTGGTGAGCATGATAACCTAGGGGAGTCGGGAAAATTTCTTAATATGTACTGAAGTTAATATGTATATGAAGTTGTGTGCAACAACTTCAGACTCTTACCGGTTCCTcttggtgttcatcaaccactgcACAAAATCTTGGGCACGGCGGGAGTCCAGGTATTTGCTGTAGTCGCTGGTGAATGTGCCCTGTGAGTGGCGTTTGTCTTCATTCATCTCATCAGGGTCCTCATGCGCTTCTGTCTGGGAAGCTGGGAATGATCTGTGAGTGGAAGTGATTAAGCAGCTTAAATAGTACTGCACAAGCAGGTACTCCAAGGGCAGTGCTCCACAAGTACACACTTAGGCTTCTTGAGAAGACTTCTCGCTACAAAATAGAAGGTCCTGTGCAGGAGTGAGCTTGCTGTTTCTGCAGTTGccttgcagtggttctcaacttttccaatgctgtgacccttaaaCACTgctcctcatgttatggtgactcccaaccataatgttatttcattgctacttcataactgtaattctgctactgtcaCAAATCATAACATAAACATTTGATATATGATGCCCCCCCcgaaagggtcatgacccacaggttgagaaccaacgCTTAGAAGGCATTAGACCCTGCCCATTGGACTAGCTTCAGTGTATTGGAAGATACTCATTCTGAAATTTAGCAACAGGTTTCTCACATGTTTTCTGAAACAGGATGATAGAAATCTTTTCAAGTAATTAATCTACTCATGATTATGCTAATGTGACAGAGGAGAACAGTgacttgaatattttaaaactttaagaatCCCAAATCATGTGTTTGGGCAGCAGATCTATGTCCCCAAATTTGTCTTGCATAtactaatgtaaaaaaaaaaccctcaattaCTTAGCCATACAATAGCTAAAGATTGGAGAAAGGGACAAAAAACACCATCTGCTAATTTGAAAATTCCTGGTGGATATTCCTATGTAACTGTTTGGCATGATAAATATACAGGGATATCAATGTAATAACCACAAACGGTATACTATTTCACTTgtcaaattaaaattattaagcaGTAGAGAGGGTAAAATATTTCTCTACTACCAATTGGCAGAGAGATGAACTCTGACAGCTTTTCTGAAGGGCAAATCAGCAAGGTTTTTTTGTACTAATTCTGGTTTAAATTCACTCATGCCCTTTGACACAATAGTGTCATTGTTAGAAATCTACCCCAAAAAGTATTAAGAAATGCGAGCAAAATGCATATGGACAGACCTCCTGTGTAGCACTCTTCCTGGgtaaattttaaaacttctttaaatgcCCAGAAGAGGaggaatatgaaaataaatactgTATATGATGTGAAAAGCATGTAACTCATACAAATCAGATATGTCGTAATAAAAGAGCAAGTTGACAATATAACTtcaagagaaaaatctatttcATGGCAATAGAAGCTCAAAGACATTTGCATGATAGTTTATACAGGTACTGAGAAGGGactaggaggggagggaggggcaaaCTGATATAATGCTATTCCAATTAAAAAcgtatttaaaaatctttaaaacccAGGAAAGTAACAccctaattttatatattttgaattattttctttgcaCAGTAgatatatttgaacacttgaaaatgttgagtatttttttaaacattttaaatcttaaatatatatgatttttgTAATTAACAAagaataatgttatttttaaagacataaaaaGGAACTGGGGTTGAAATAGCTAAAACAAGGTACTAAAGATTATCATCTGAAGAATCCAAAGGATTACAGTTTTCCATTGACATGCTTGTAAACCTAGCTACCCCATTGTTGGTGTATATGTATCCTGATTCGTATCCCAGATCAGCCCACCTTTATCACCACTGTGTGTTCAATACGTCCCTCCAAACCCCTGGGACCCTACTCACCAATCACGGTTCTCACAGATTTTATTATAACCACAGTGACAGACCAGACTACTGTTCAGTACCTGGGGTTCTCCTCTGTGTCTTGAAGGGCGTGCTGCCAGCTGCCTTGCACCAGCATTATAAGCAATCCAGCCACAAAGTAAatggtcttcatttttttttctgcctgatGGAACACAGAatgggggtgggtagggggtgaTGGGGGAGCAGGCAGTCCAAATGAGCTCAATTTTGACTAAGTTAATATTACGTGCAGACAAAAGTTATTCTGTCTGTTTTACCCTGCTTATGGCTCCAATGCCATGTTAAATTCAAATAGAATATACACCCCCCTACCCCCATGAATTTTGATAAGGAAAAAATAACACAAAGGATCTGTTCTACTATTAGGCTTTTCATTAATGTAGGACACTTCTGTTAATGTTTAGAAGGCTCATTTCCAGACTTGAAATAAAAGTGTCcacaataaacatttaaaatacccTCTGTAGATGATATGCTGCATATGGTTAGCCTGAGTGGCACCTTATCCATAACACCACCCCTTCACTATCAGTCTGGCTTTCAATTAATCGTCCTTCACTTCCAAGCATTTACATTATACTGCATTTCAACCATCTTAAAGCCGCCTCAGGCTACAACTTGGCATACCAGCTGTCGGTTCAGATgtattattcatttatattttaaatagtgtAACTTGGTCTAGACTTTGTAATTATAAAGCGGCCAACAGATTTGAGGTATTTTAGGGTGCTTTGACCTGTtctaaattaaaggaaaaaaatcattttaaagacaAGCAATTTGCAATAAGAGCTAATGCTCCTGGCAACTTGAACAATCACAGCTAAGAAATTAAAGATTAGTATCCTAGGGAAAATTAGTGCTTGCTTTTGAAGTCCCAAAGTCCCTTGGTTGTCTGGTAATTATACTCAGTCTAGAAAATGACATTTCCTAGTAATGACACTGTGGGTCTGTGTGCAGCATACACCTGGTTTCTTGTCTGTTTGGCAAAAACTGATAACCTGTGAAAGCAGAAGATACCAGGGTTGTGGTGATGAGGATGTGGGTCTACATGAGTGTGGACCAGGACACCTCTAAAGAGTGAgctcttctgtcttctgagttGGAATCTTGAGTCCAGAGTGTGTCTCAGGCTTCTCTCTGCAACCTTCCAACTctagtgttttatttttgagaaatggGAATTTCAGCCCAAGTTTCATTATGTTTcttcataaataaatgaaatgagtaTTTTTAGCAAATGACATTTGGTTTGGAATAAGGATTTTAcaaatattatcatttttaaaacatcaatctttttttttaacatctcagCCATATTTACTATCTGTCTTTAGCAGTAAAATAGAGACTGTCATACCTGGAGTGGTAGATTCCTGAAGTAATAAGTACTTATTGATGAACTGGCCAATCAGACAAAACAGCATAATAGAAATTATGCTTTCATCTATCTTGATGATGAACAACACATGGCTACTTTGACATGTCTTTGATTGTACCTTTCAATGGTAATGTGTTATTATACTATTGAAGAGTTAAAGTTTCCTTTTAGGACCATAATGCTATTGGAAAGCCTCTTGCAAAAGACTGAACAATGCCAACTCAGTCCTAAATAAACCCTTCAACCCAAAGTCCCTGAAGGTTCTGAGATGGCCCTGGTCATGTTTTTAAAGGGTAGACTTTGAAAGGACAATACAGAGAGAACATATGTCTTCCAATGCAACCTCTTGGTATAACTCACTTCCCTTTAGCCACTTTTTGAAAGTTAAGAAACttctgagaaataaaataattaacccATTGCTTTAATACTATTATTTAGAATTAAATATATTATGTTAGCATCAACATTGTATCCAGTAAGAAATTTACACTTACTTCTCTCCTCTTTTGGCTAGTGTAAAGAAAGAGAATGGTATTtctgaaaaaaagtaaaaagaaaaatgccacAACTTTcctatcaaaattaaaattaggaTATAGGTACAGTATTACTCCCTGTTTGGAAAGTCTTAGAAAAAGAATCTTAGATTTAGGAAAgaagagattattttattttcctaagaTACATTGGTGTTGTAGGGTACATAAACACTTTCTGCTTCCTTATCTCCCTTAATAACGAGTCCTTAgataagtggttctcaaccttcctaatgctgtgaccctttaatacagtcccacatgttgtggtgactctaaGCATGAAGTTATTTTCaatgccacttcataactgtaatttcactactgttatgaatcataatgtaaatatctaatatacaaTACCCGTGAAGGAGTTGTTTGACCCCCAGATTGAGAAGTAACGGCCCTGGGATGTCTTGAAACACACTATGCCTGATGGTTGACTCCGTTGCTGGCATTTGTGAATTGGGGTTTTTCCCTATGAACTTAAGAAGGCACTTCAGAATATCTGATTGGTCTTTCTAAAGAGATGCAGAGAATCTCATTCCAGATGGAGCTACTTTAGACTGTATTTACAACTATTATATGGTAAATAACTGTTATTTTATAACCCATATGAAGACATTCCCAGTTATTGATGACGCTTGTTTTCTGCTTTATAGATGTCAGCTTTAATTTACAAAGGGCCTTGATACCTCGAAACATTTATTAGAAATCTGGATAGTTGAGAGATGagactgaatattttcttttagaaaacaaaagcttttaaaaaaagcttttaaTTCATAAAGAAAAACTGCTATTATAGTCTTGGTAATGGACACATTTTCTTGTGAAATTAAAAAGCCCCTTCTGTTCAAAGTAGTACGCGCATCTTTCAAGTCaaagcaaaaatatttatttttcagagtATTTACTTAGTTGAACATACTGTTCACATTGTAACAAATGCACTGGTctgaatctttgtttttctttctattttataaatgCATTATATTATTTCTCTAAGTAGTTTGCAAATTCATCACGATAAAGTAGGTATAAATCTAATCAATAACGCTTTGATCTAAACTGTGCCCTTCATCGTCCTATCAATAAGGTAAAAGACGTAAAAACAACATTTTAATTCATAGTACTTAAACATAGTTCACTGCCCAATGTCCTCCAGACAGTCCCCGCCGCACAGTGTGCCTCTTACCTTGTGAGCCTGAGCTGCGAACAGGTGTAGACAGAGGGAGTCCCCTTGGGAACTTTGAGTGTGTCCTGGGCCCAAGCTCTGCCCTTCTGCACCAGGGTGCTGTGCTTTTATATGCTCTCCAGGCTGTTTAGCCTTGCAGATATTACGCTGACAATATAAATTTCTCATCTGTAAATAATGGGGTTTTGTTCAAATGATTTCACTCGCCCACTCACTTTGCTCATCTGCTTTTTACGCTGATACCGGGTTGAGACCGCAGAGGCCCGGAAACATTTTATTTACTCTTGTGCCTTTCTGTTTGGGAATGGAAAGGGCAGTTTGGAGATCCACCCTTCGGTCTCAGTCAGGCACGAAAAACTGCTAAAGTTCTCTCAAGTGAATTTTGACGTCAAATGAGCCTAGTCTCATTTGAGGGTCTTATCCCTTGATTTGGTATTTGGCTATATCCTGAGTTCCTGAATAAGTGATAGATCATTCATCTAGGCAAACAAATCACTCACCCAGTACACACATATCAATAACCCACTCATCCACATTGTATGGAATAAATTTGTATTCTCTTTGTGGGGAGATTTTAAATGTCAATTAAAATGTAATGTGCACCATGTTAATGAGACACAGAAGGCAAAATGAGAATACACAAACTCACTGATGCTGATAGCAAAGGGtctattatttctgttttcatcttaaaatgaaataaaaatgacttaaatttaattttactgaGAAGGGGTGGGGCATTAGAATACAAAGAGAGATACAGGAGGCAAACTATTGAGATGAGATGCATGCTGTTTCTTTCTATAGCTTCCAGCGTGTATATAGGTCCTTACTAATTATAGCATATAGCAGATACAATTCTAGCCATTCCAACAGAAGGAAATATAAGATGGGAAATAACCAGGATGTATGAACAGACAGCATGAAACTCCAGTGATCATAAGTATGTTTCCTTCCCTGCTATCATCTGTAAGCTAGGGGACTTTGGCCAAGCCACACATTCTCCGGGATTCTAATGCTGATTTGTGAGGAGAGCAGTGGTTAAGCATTTGTTTAATATATGACAAGACCACAGCGTTTCCCACCTAAATCTGGATGTCCAAATGTATCAACTACCTGGTATAACTGATAACTTCCATGGAAATAGACCATTGAAACAACTGGAGGAGTACTCTGACTGAACTTAATTCTTCATTCTGTGCATTAAACTCACTGGTGGGTGTGGAGCTACACTAAGAAATAGGTACCATTTTCCACGTCAGTAGAGAGAACTTACTGAGGGGTTTTGTGCTAGTTGTCATTGATGATATGAAGCCCTGGTCCCTAGAGTTAGGTCCAAGGACCAGCATACATGAGATCCTATTAAAAGCAGAAAATCTCATGCCTCAGATCTGATCTACCTACATTTTATCAAGGCTCCCAGGAAATCTATTAGCAGGTTAAGCTGAAATCACAGCTGTATAAATTATCAAGTTCACTTTCTCATTGGTGCTGCTGGTGTCTTGAGCCAAGGACAGCTCTTGGCAGAGCCAGCAGATGGGGTGAAAGAGCAGAGAAAGGTGTCCAGCTCCAAGTCTAGCAGAACTAACTCAATTGCACTGATTAAGCTTAGAAGTGTGGACCAGCTTAGCGCAGGACTAGATTGCTCTTTATGATTGCGAGTGTCAGGAGTGTAACAGCCACACCTTTATTAAATGTTTTGTCACCTTCCGGCCCCTTTTATCCTGTCTCcactttcctctccttttctcatcTCCCATTTTTCACCctcctctcttttcccttttctgatACTACCAGTGTGTGAAGCATCCCTAAGAGAGGGTTCTGCAGATGATGTTTAAGATGCTCAAAAGCCATAAATATAGCACCAGAGTCTTGGTAAAACTTTCTCTCAGtggttcttctcttttttctcctccttacTTGCCTTCTGTTATTTTAGAAGTAACTCACCCCCCTTTTGTCAGAAAATAGTTCTATAACTCTCCCTCCACCCAACTAATTCTGGCTCTTAGAGAAAAGGGCACCAAGGATATAAGCCTTATAATAACCCCTAGGAGGAACAAATAAGCTTCTTAATAGACATTGTGTTAAGAGACAATATGGGTGCTAAGATAAGCTTTAAATTCAGTTTGAGTGTATAGATTCAATAGTAACTTTAGCACCAGCCTCTTCTTGGCCTTCATTTCCCATCAATGCAGTTGTTTAATTATTTATGTGTGAGGCAGGGGTAGTGGTAGGCATGTATGTAAAAGATTAATATTAAAAAGTTCAGCTtgtccaatagctaactgtgagtatccatttctgtgtttgctaggccccagcatagcctcacaagagacagctatatcagggtcctttcagcaaaatcctgctggtgtatgcaatggtgtcagcatttggaggctgattatggaatggatccctggttatggcagtctctagttggtccatcctttcgtctcagttccaaactttgtctctgtaactccttccatgggtgttttgttcccagttctaagaaggggcaaagtgtccacactttggtctttgttcttcttgagtttcatgtatttttcaaattatatcttgtatcttgggtattgtaagtttctgggcccccaatggaggagctagagaaagtacccatgtaactaaaggggtctgcaaccctataggtggaacaacaatatgaactaaccagtaccccggatcttgtgactctagc contains:
- the Gcg gene encoding glucagon preproprotein, yielding MKTIYFVAGLLIMLVQGSWQHALQDTEENPRSFPASQTEAHEDPDEMNEDKRHSQGTFTSDYSKYLDSRRAQDFVQWLMNTKRNRNNIAKRHDEFERHAEGTFTSDVSSYLEGQAAKEFIAWLVKGRGRRDFPEEVAIAEELGRRHADGSFSDEMSTILDNLATRDFINWLIQTKITDKK